The genomic DNA CTCGCAGCAAGACGTAATCCGCGCGGCGCTGAAACGCAGTCGTTTGACCCCCGATGCGATCGACTACATCGAAGCCCACGGAACCGGCACGCCGTTGGGTGACCCAATCGAAATGCGGGCTTTGGGCGAAGTCTTCGGCCAACGCGAGCGCCCCTTGCTGGTCGGATCGGTCAAGACGAACATCGGGCATCTCGAAGGCGCAGCGGGCGTCGCCGGACTGATTAAAACCTGCCTGTCGTTGCAAAACCAAGCGTTGCCCCAACACCTTCACTTCGATCAGCCCAGCGACCACATTGATTGGTCGCTGCCAATCGAAGTGACCAACCGATACCGCGACTGGAAAACGGAAACCGCCGCCGTCTGCGAGCGCCAACTCCGTCGTGCCGGAGTCAGCAGTTTTGGATTCGGCGGCACCAATGCGCATGTGATCGTGGAAGAGTATTGTCCGACAGCAACCGATGAATCCAACGTTTCCGAATCCGGACTGACAATCGTCAAATTGTCGGCAAAGACGGAAACCGCATTGGAACAACTGACTCGCCAATTCGCCTGTTCGCTCCCCGACGGATCGCTCGCCCAAATTGCGGCAACCGCGAATTTGGGACGCGATGATTTTCAGTTCCGCCGTTTTGTGATCGCCGCCAGTCGCGAAGACTTGGTTTTGAGACTCAACGATCCGACGTCCAGCGCGGAACCGCAAACGCCCCGACACAAAGACTTGTTATCACTAGGACAACGCTATGTCGCTGGCGAAACGATCGACTGGCCTGCAGTCACACCAGGTCGACGCAGCCAGATGGTCACCCTGCCCGGGCACCCGTTTGTCCGCCAGCGTTGCTGGGTAACAACGCAGAAGCCGCATGAGACCACGGGTCCCGTCGAATCGACACGTACAGCGCAAACGCTCGCGACCTCCGAATCGCATCCTTTGCTGGGCAGCCGATTGGATCTGGCCGGGAAAGCGATTGTTTTCGAGAGCGATATTGCCCAGGTCGACTACCTGATGGATCACCGCTTGCGGGACGAAGCGATTTTCCCGGCGACCGGCTATATCGAACAAGGACTGGCCGCGGCTCAGCGGATTGCCGGTAAGAACCTTGGCGTGCGGGACCTGCAGTTGCTTCGTCCTCTGCCGGTGAACGAAAGCGGTTGCCGTGTCCAAGTCGTTTTGGAACCGGATTACAGCGGCGGATACCGTTGCAGCGTTCAACACCGCGGCGACGGCCCCTGGCAAGAACACGCCACGATGCAGCTGCGAGATGCCGATCACGAGGCCTTGGCGATCGCGAACTGGAACGCTGCAAGTTCCGCTGCCGTTCCAACGAAACAGATCGAGATCGAAAAACACTATGCATCGATGGATGCCATGGGCATTCAATACGGCCCCACATTTCGTGGCTTGCAACGCTTAAGCGTCCAAGGGACGATCGCTTGCGGCGAGGTTGCATTCCCACCGTCGATGGCCGACTTCGCCGTTTACAGTTTGCACCCCGCATTGCTGGACGCTTGCTTCCAAGTCCTCGCCGCTTTGATGCCCGGCGATCAACACGCGATGTGGCTTCCGGTGTCGATCGATCGGGTGGATCACGAGAGCCTGAAACCTTCGTTGACGAAACTTCATGTCGTGGGACGGTTGCTGCGAGACGAAACCAGCGATCAATGGATCGGCGATATCCAATTGTGCGACGAAACGCGAAACGTACTGGGAAATGTACGTGGCCTGCATCTGCAACGCTTCGCTGCCAAACCACGCCAACCGAGCGATCACCGTTCCCGCCGGTCAAACGATTCACACCCCCTGGGGCACCCGGCGGACTACGCCGATGCGGCAACCTATGAAAGCAAGTTGCTGGACTTTGCGCAGCGAACGGTTGCGGAGATCGCGGAGATTGATGTCGACGAAGTATTGCTAGATGCCCCGCTGACGTCGTTGGGAATCGATTCCATCATGGCGATCGAATTGCAAGACGTGCTTGAAAAAGAAATCGACATCCAAGTCTCGATGGAACTGTTCTTGAAAGATCTCAGTTTGCGAGCGCTGCTACACGAAGTGCTTTCCGCACACCGATCCAACGACGCACAGCACGCCGGTTCGTCCTCGGACGACGCTTGGGTTGAGGGGGCGTTATGATTTCGATCGATCCCCTTGTCGACAAGTTGGTCGCTGACCTGCGACAGCGTGGTGTGAAGCTGTGGAACGACGGAGGCTTGCTTCGCTTCAGCGCTTCCAAAAGTGCGCTCTCGCCAGCGTTGATGCTGCAGATGCGTAAGCACAAAGCTGCAATCCTGGAACTGCTGCAGCAAGAATCACCGGACGATGACGACGACCAGCAGACCGGTCCCGTTTCCTTGGGACAGGAATCGTTATGGCTTTTGCATAAGCAATTCCCCGACAGTCCCGCCTATAACACGGCAGCCACGCTGCGATTTGTAGCTCCCGTGGAGGTCGCCGCGCTGCGCGCCGCGTTTCAAAAACTGATCGCCCGGCACGAACCGCTGCGAACCACCTTTGCAGCCGCCCCAGGGCACGACGTTCACGCCGTCGTGCATTCGAGTGCGACGCTTGATTTCCAGCAGGCCGACGTCGCCGACGAAGCGGCACTACATCAACGTGTGCGATCCGAATATTTGCAGCCGTTCCGCCTCGATCAAAGTCCGCTGATGCGAGTCCGGTTGTTCACCCGATCGGCCAACGACCAGATCCTATTGATCGTCGTCCACCATATCGTTTTTGATGCCTTTTCATTGTGGGTGATGCAAGATGAACTGAAGCAGTTGTATGCCAGTGAAGTTGCCGGCACGGATTGTTTATTGCCCGCGCTGCCGGCCCAATACAGCGACTTTGTCCGCTGGCAACGCGAGTTTCCTGAGACCGCCGCGGGGAACAAACAATGGGATTACTGGAAACAGCAATTGGCAGGCGATCCGGTTCCCGCCGAACTGTTATGGGACCGACCACGCCCACGCCGCAGTGCCGCCCGGGGCGCAACATTGCATTTCCCAATCGACAATCAATTGGCCGCTGGCCTGCGACAATTGGGGCGAGAGAACAACGCGACGCCTCTGGCCGTAGGGTTGGCGGTTTTTCAAACGCTCATGTATCGGCTCACCCATATCGAAGACGCGGTGGTGGGAATGACGACCGCGGGGCGTTCGACACGCGAATACGCCAACGCGATCGGCTATTTTGTCAACACGTTGCCGATCCGTGGTCGAATTCAGGGAAAGCTGAAATTCGCAGACGTATTGACGTCGGCGATGCAAACGACCGTCGAAGCGCGGCAAGCGCAAGACTTTCCGTTTGCGTTGCTGGTTCAACGTCTTCGCCCCGTCCGTGATTTGTCGGCACCGCCATTGTGCCGCGTTGTGTTTGGGCTACAGAAGCCGATGGCCGGCGATGACGTGGCGAGCTTGCTGGCTGGCAGCAACCAGTCCGTCGAATGGGGCGACACGCGTGTCGCCTGCTATCCGATGGATCAACAGGAAGGTCAGTTCGATCTCGTGCTGGAACTTTACCAGACACCCGACGGCTATACCGGCGTGTTGAAGTACGATCTGAATCTGATGCATACCGCATCGGCAAAACGGTTTGCCGACCAGTTTGCGCACCTTTTGGGACAGGTTGTCGACGATCCCCATCGCGACGTCGATGACTATTCGATCGTTCCCGACGCGGAGCGGGCTCAGTTGCGGCAGTGGGCGATCGCTCCGCAGATCAACGATCCACAACACCTACGTTTCGACCGGTGGTTTGAATCGCAAGCCGCCGCGTCCCCCGAGACATCGGCCGCCGCGCTGGGAGAGCACCAGCTTTCCTATGCTGAACTGGACGCGCTGACCAATCGAGTTGGCCGCCTGCTGCAACAACACGGCGCGTCGATCGGCAGCCATGTGATTGTCGCGTGTGGACGAACGATCGAAGCTCCCGTCTTGATGTTGGCCTGCTTCAAAATCGGAGCCGCCTATGTGCCGATGTCGCCAACGACTCCCGAGGTCCGCGCGTGCCAAATGGTTTCGGATTGCAATCCGGCGTTGGTGATTGCCGTCCCCTCGCTTGCCCATTCGCTCGCTCAAGAATTGCCGCAGCAGCGTGTGCTCGACGCCGCCACGCTGTTGAATTTGGCAGCCGACCTAGACGACGCGCGGATTGGAGCGGCTTTTGGCGACGAAACGACAGCGTATGTGATTTGCACTTCGGGCTCGACCGGCACGCCCAAAGGGATTGCCGTGTCACATGCCGCGCTTTGCCGGCATACCGCCAGCATGCGTGAGGTCTTCGGCACGACGGCCGCCGATCGGATGTATCAGTTCAGCGACCTGACCTTCGACCCATCGATCGAACAAATGGTCGTACCGTGGTCGGTTGGCGGAGCCGTTGTTTTTCGCGATGACAACTTGCCATCGGTCGAAGAGTTTTGGCAGACGATGTTGGATCAAAAGATCACCATCGCCAACCTGCCCCCCAAATATTTCGAAGAGTGCAGTCGTGCGATCCCGTTTGGCGATGCCTGGCCCCGCAGCCTACGTCTGATGATCGTTGGGGGAGACGTCTTCCCACGCGATGTTGCCAGCGACTGGATCGATCGCGGCGTTCGGTTGCTCAACGCGTATGGTCCCACCGAGACCGTGATCACCGCGACCACCTGCGACGTGACTGCCGACTGGGCCCGTCTGCGGTTGCCGATCGGTAAACCCAAGCCCGGCTCAACCGCTTTCGTCCTGGACCGCCGGCACCGGCAGATGCCCATCGGCGTGGCGGGCGAACTGTATCTGGGCGGGCCGATGCTGGCCGACGGTTATGTCAACCTGCCCGAAGAGACGGCGCAGCGATTCATCCAAGTCGAAGTCGATGGCGTCGTCCAACGCATGTATCGGTCGGGCGATCTGACGCGTTGGAACTCCGAAGGGCAGCTGGAATTTTTGGGCCGGATCGATCGCCAGGTGAAGATTCGAGGTTTCCGGATCGAGCTGGGGGATATCGAAGCGGCGTTGGCGTTGCATCCAAGCGTCAGCGCAGGAATCGTCAAAGCGTTTGAAGATGCTGGCGACACCTACCTGGCGGCGTTCCTGACAACCGAGCCTTCCGACGATGTGAGTGTCGAATCGATCGTTTCGCATCTCAAGGGGCGACTGCCGATTTACATGGTTCCCCAACGCGTGGTGATTCTGGATCAATTGCCCCTGTTGGCCAGCGGCAAGGTCGATTCGAATCAGCTGCATGCCGATCCCCCATCGACCGCCGTATTGCATCGGGCCTATGTCGCGCCACAGACCCAGGTCCAGCAGATCCTCGCGGAGGTTTGGGCCAGTGTGCTGAATTTGGAACGGGTCGGAATCGACGACGACTTCTACGACCTCGGCGGCGGATCGCTGCAAGCGCTCCGTATCGTTTCGGAATTATCAGCCCAAGACCTTGTTTCACAAAGCGACGACGACGGCCTTCCCCTGAGCCCTCAGATGCTTTTCCAATACACCACGATTTCTGAACTTTCGCCTCACCTGAGGCTTGCGAGTACATAAACTGATGTTGATGAAGACTAACGATACCATGCTGCGTACCGTGATCGAGAGCATTGGTGCTTACCTGCCTTCGCACGAGGTGACGACCGACGAGATCGTACAGGGGTGCGAACGGAAAGTCCGCGTGCCGCTGGCGAAGCTGACAGGCATTCGTTCGCGTCGCCGCGCGGGGGTCGATGAGTTTTCGATCGATCTGGCAGAGAAAGCGGTCAGCGACTGCTTGAACCATTCGGCGTTGGCCGCCGACCAAATCGAGGCGATCGTCTGCACCAACATCTCGCGTTGGGACAGCAAGAATTCGGTCACATTTGAACCGGCGACCAGCGTCCGGCTGAAATCGCTGCTCGGACTGGACAACGCCATCGCGATCGACATCTCCAATGCGTGTGCTGGAATGTGGACCGGCGTCTACATGATCGATGCTTTGATTCGCAGCGGTGCGATCCGCAGTGGAATGGTCGTCAGCGGGGAATACATCACCCACCTGATCGATACCGCGCAGAAGGAAATCGTCGACTTCATGGATCCGCAATTGGCTTCGCTGACGCTGGGGGACGCCGGCGTCGCGCTGACGCTGACAGCCGCGGGATCGACCGGCAGCGGATTTCACGATCTCGATATGTACACGCTCAGCAAATACAGCCAGTTTTGTGTTGCCAAGCCGACCGACAAGCCTCACGGCGGCGCGGCGATGTACACCGATGCGATCAAGGTCACCGAGTCGGTAGTCCCTCATGCGGCGCGGCACGCCAAAGATGTTCTCGATCGAAACGAATGGGGCTTCGATGCGATTGGACATGTGATCCCGCATCAAACCAGTAAGCTGACGATGCAAGAAGGGATGCGTGAGATCAAGCGGCTGTTCGATTACGACCTGTCGCAACGCCTGATTAACAACTTAGAACAAAGGGGCAACACATCCAGCAACGCCCACTTCTTGGCATTGCACGACGCGATGCGACGGCGCGAAGTCAAAGGAGGCGATTCGATCGTCTTTTGCATCTCCGGATCGGGTCAAACGACGGGGACCGCCCTTTATGTGTGCGATGATTTGCCCGAACGGATCAATGCGGAAGACGCTCAAAACGGCAAACCGCGGCGCGAGATCGCGTCGACCGAATCGGCGCTGATGCCGATCCAATTGCAAGTCGAATCGCTAGGCATCGCGTATCCGCCGACTCGCGAAACCGCCGACACGCTGACCATGCTGCAGCAGGCCGGAGAGCAATGCTTGAAGCAATCCAGCTGCGAAAAACAGGACATCGATATCCTGATCGCCGCCTGCACCTACCGCACTGAATTTATCATGGAACCGGCGATCGCAGCCTTGCTGGCCGGCCGGATGGAGATCAACTTCGATCGCGAACCCGAAGCCGAAGACAAGACGTTTGCCTTCGATGTGATCAACGGCGAAATTGGGATGATGAAGTCGTTGTTCTTGGCTTCGGAATTCATTCGCGCCGGTCGCGGCAAGAAGGTGATGGTCGTCGGATCGGAAGTCGACAACAACGCAGCCGATCGCCCCGATCAATCGATCGACGTCTCGCCGATGGCGTCGGCGTTGATCGTCCAGGAATCGGTCGATGCGACCTGCGGATTTCTGTCCTTCCATTTCCAAGACTTCACGCAGTTCAAAGACCTCCGGAAATCCGAAGGCTACTGGAACCAGCAGGGGCAAGCCTGCATGAATTGCACCGATCAACCCGAAGCGTTGCACGCGGCCTATCTCGATTGTATCGAAACGACGGTCGCCAATTTCCTGCAAACCAATGAGCTTACGCGAGAAGACATCGCCCGCATTGTCCCCTCTCCGATCTCCAGCGCGTTTGTCGCCGATGTCGCAACGCGGTTGCAATTCCCTGCCGAAAAGGTGCTCGACATCTCCGACGCCAACGGTTCGCTGATGTCTTCGGCGATCCCCGTTGGCCTGAAAAACCTTGAAGTCGCCTCGGGTGAGATGGTGCTGTTCATAAGCGTCAGCCCCGGTATCCAGATCGGATGTGCCCTCTACATGGCGTAGCGGGCTATTCGATTTCGCAACCGCTCGATTCGCGTTTCGCGCAGACCGATGCCGGCTTGTTTCTTGCCTGCGTGATTTCGATCGTTAAGCGATCCCCGTCGTCGGCCGACAACAGACGCTGTCGCATCGCTTCAGCCGATTCCTGATCGGGGCAAAACGCAAAAATGGTCGGTCCCCACGAACTCTGGCCGATCCCTTGGCAACCGGCATCGCGAAGCCACGCGACCAGTGCCTCCAGTTGCGGACCGTTGTAGGCGCCGCCTTGCACCGGGGCAAACAACATTCCCGACGCATGGTTGTAGCGCGAGACCGAATTGCAAAAAGCTTCAAAATCGTGAGCAATGCTCGCCGGCAAGATCTCGTCGTTCATGATCGCCAATAGCGCATCGCGTTCGGCGGGAGCGGCGGATGCCAATTGAGCGAAGTGCGCCTGTTCCACGCCACCATGAACGTGCGCTTTGAACTGGCGAGGCCGCACCAACAAGATCCGCCAGTGGCTAGGAAACGGCTGCGTCGCGGTGAGCCTTCCCAACATCTGCCCCTCGGGGATTCCCGATTCGACGACTAACCCGCCGTGCGCAAACCCATGCACTCCGATCGCCGAACGTCGCCCACGCGCCGCGATCTCCGCCGCCAATTGCTTCAAGGAGATCGGCATCTGCAACAACGTCGTCAAGGCGGTGGCAATCGCGAGGTTGATCTGAGTTCCCGATCCCAAACCGGCGTGCGCGTCGGATGACTGCAGCAGTTGCAGATCGCAGGAGGGCAGCGTGGGCAGTCCAAAGTAATCGACAAACCGCTGGGCAACTTCTCGGCACCGCGTTTCGAATTCACCTTCGAATCGAAACCGATCCGACCGGACAGCGCGGACATGAACGCTCGGTCGGCGAATCATCAGCCCGCAACCGCCGTAGCAGACGCGATCGACAGGCTGGGTCGACAACAGCCCAAAATGCAACCGGCTGCCCGTGACAACATCCACCCGCTGGCAAGCGACAGGATGCGTGGGCAGGTGCGACGCGCAGGTCGCTTCGGAGCTGGGATCATGAGCGGACATGCCCCCAGTTTAAAGTCACTGGCAGTGTCAAAGCTACCCTAGCCAATCGCGATGCAAACGATCCCCAACGGCCCCTGGCGATCGAACTCACCACTGCACAGGAAACCGATGCGATCCCGATTCCAGCTGTGGCAGCAACGTGTGCCGGGCGACAGCCTTCAACGGCAGCGGGGCGTACAGATGCGGGAAGAGGTCGCCGCCGCGCGAGACCTCCCACCTCAGTGCTTCGCCCAGCGAATCGGTAGCGACCTCGGCCAGGATCAAGTCTCCCAGTCCCGCAAAATGCTTCGCCACCGTCTCTTCCAGCTGATGCTCGGCGGAAAAATGGATAAATCCATCGGCAAGATCGATTGGAGCTCCAAGAAACTGGCCCTCGTTTCGGAAGGCTTGCCACTGCGCCGGCGTCAGAATTTTGTAGATCAATGGATGGGGATCGTTCATCATTTATCGTTCTCCGAGAAGTTGAATAGGCTGTGCATCCAGCAGCGTCTCCCACAGCGAAGCCTCCGTCGCTGCAGCGGTCTTCAATACGAATAGGTGGCCATCCGATCCAGGCTGCAGACGCCCATAGGTCGGCTGTCCCAAAGCGTCGGCTCCGTGCCGCGTCGCCATCGCGACGACATCACGTGGATCAAGATCCTGCCGATGCCGCAGGAGATGCCGAACCTCGTTCCACAGATCGAGATCGGGATTCGACGCGCGCGAATCGGTTCCCAAAGCAACCCGCACCCCGGCGGCCATCAAGTCGGCGACGGGATGTGGTGCATGATCGAAGAAGGCGTGCGTGCGTGGGCAATAAACAACCGACAACCGCTGGTGATGACTGGCGATCGTTTGAATCTCGTCAGCCGAAAGGTAGTTCCCGTGGACCAACAGTCCTCGGGGAGCGGTGGCGACGCGTTGGATCATCTGATCGATCGTGATCGCCAGCGGATACTGTTCCAATCCCGGCAGGCCCAGCGATTCGAAGGTCTCCCGCAACGGACCGTCTCCACTTTCGATAAACCTTCGCTCTTCGAGCGATTCGGCCAAATGAATCGCTAACGGAATTGAACGGCTTCGCGCCCTATCGATACACGATTCGAGTAGCGCTGGCGGGACGGAATACGGTGCGTGCGGGCTGATGCCAAATGCGATCCGATCGTTTCCACCGCCAGCGATTTGCGTTTCGGCCCAGTCGAGCAATTCCTGCTGCCGCCCGGGCGATAAGCCTAAGACTTCGCAAAAGGCAACGATCCGCAGCTCTCTGTCGCTTGCGAGGCTCTGCTGCGCAACGACCGCTTCGTAGGGCCACGGTTTCGTTGCGATCTCTCCCAATAGCGCCGTGCCGGTGCGGACGACTTCGTCGATCCCCTTCAGGATCGCTGCCGTCCGTTGGTCCTGAGTCAATTGCTGTTGCCGACGTGCGCAGACGACTTCGGGCAACCAATCGGCGATCGACATCCCCGCGGTACCGATCGGAGTCGCTAGGTCGGAGAACTCAAGGTGCGTGTGCGCGTTGACGAGCCCCGGTAGGATCGCCACGTCCCCCAGATCGCTTAGATAGGATTGGCCGCGGTAGGATTCGACAGAGACGATCCGTCCTGAGGCGATTGAGATCACGCCATCGTGGACGACGGGAGCGGCGACCGGTACGATCCAGCGAGCGCGATAGTTTATTGGAGCGACTTCGCTTAAAGACATGACCAAAACCGTGGATACTGAAAAACAAACGACGACCTGGCCCAAACCACTGGCCCCATCCTTCTACCGCCGCCCCCCCGAGATCGTTGCGAGGGCATTGATTGGCAAGACGTTGCTGCACCGTCGCGATGACCAGGTCGTGGGTGGAGTGATCGTGGAGACGGAAGCTTATCTTGCCCAATCGGATCCCGCCTGTCATGCGGCCCGCGGGATGACACCGCGCAACCGCACGATGTTTGGCCCCGAAGGGCGATTGTACGTCTACACGATCCACGCCAAGTATTGCCTGAACGCGGTCACGCAGCGAGCGGGCGTTGGTAGCGCGGTATTGATCCGAGCGATCGAACCGCGATGGGGAATCGAAGTGATGCAGCAGCGGCGTGGCCAGCATGCGAGCGACCGGCTGTGTCGTGGCCCTGCGATGTTGTGCCAGGCGATGGGCATCGATTTACAACACGATGGCGTTTGCTTGACCGAAACGACTACGGTTTGGATCGGTCGGTCGGTTCAACGCATCATCGCCTCGCAAATCGTGACCGCGCCCCGGATTGGAATTTCACAAGCCAAGGAAATACCGCTTCGCTATTTTGTACGGAACAGCCCGTTTGTCAGTGGCCCCAAATACTGGCACAAGACCGCCCCTTGATCTGAGGAACCGAATGCTGCCGGAGGCCGGTCCCTACGAACCGTTTACGGCGAAAGTGAACGACGGAGACAGTGCCACGGGAATGCTAGCAAAATCCCAATCCTGCCCCTCGGTGAACCACACGCCAAATCCGGGCATGCGGGTGCGGGCGGTAATTTCGTCATGCCTGCTGGTCGATGCTCGCAGCTTGCAGGATCCGCAGCCGACGCAACGCTGGATTGCGGGCACAAATCGTGAAGGCCCGACCAAAAATTACCGTTCAATTGCCCGAATCGAGAACGTGGTTCGCAGCGCCCAGCGTTTGTGATATAAAGCGTCGACCACAGGCGAGCGCGGCTGTTTGTGCGAAAACGCCGGCCGCGCTTTCTTATTAATTTGCTACGATTTTCCGCTGTGTCGTGGATTATCGCGGTCGATATATAATTCTTTGTGGAAAATCGTGCGTTTAACCCATTGAGCAATTTGGGGGCCAGACGCTATATTTCGTGGTTCTTAGCCAGCTCGATGGTTCGCTGTGGGCGAACGTCTGCATTGATAGCACGGCAACTGTGACAGGAGAATGCCGTTATGCCCCGTATTTTGGGCGTTGATGTCCCTAACGACAAACAAATTCAATATTCGCTGACATACCTCTACGGCGTTGGTTTATATACCGCACGTGAAGCGTGTGAGCGTTTGCAAATCGATCCAAAGCGCAAAGCGTTCGAGTTGACCGAAGAAGAAGTCAGTAAACTGGCTGCTTTCTTGGAAAGCGAATACACCGTCGAAGGTCCTTTGCGTCGTCAGCTGAGTTCGAACATCAGCCGTCTACGTGAAGTCAAGGCTTACCGCGGCATTCGGCACCGCCTGGGGCTGCCCGTTCGCGGCCAGCGCACCAAGACGAATGCCCGAACACGCAAGGGCCCCAAGAAGACTGTCGCCGGTAAGAAGGGCGTTAAAGACTTGCGGTAATCCCATTTGTGGACCGCAGCGACCGGGGCACTGCTCCGGTCGGGCCTGTGTTGAGCAGGCAACTCGCCAGCTCCCCGCCAGAAACGCTCCGAATTCCAAGTTGTCCTTTTCACCAAATGGGATATGCCCTTCGCTAGTGCAATTATTGCCAGGGAAGCCCAGCAAACCAGACTGAGAAGATTTAAAACGTGTCAAAAGTTAAAACCAAGAAAAAGCAACGGCGTAACGTGGTATCGGGCATTGCCCACATCCATGCCACCTTCAACAACACGACCGTCACCATCACAGATCCCAAGGGCGAGACCTTGTGCTGGGCTAGCGCTGGCACGTGCGGGTTCAAGGGCAGCCGAAAGAGCACTCCTTTCGCCGGTCAAATGGCAGCGCAACAATGTGCAGAGAAGGCACAGAAGTTTGGCGTTCGCGAAGTTGAAGTGCGC from Rosistilla carotiformis includes the following:
- a CDS encoding GHMP family kinase ATP-binding protein; the encoded protein is MSAHDPSSEATCASHLPTHPVACQRVDVVTGSRLHFGLLSTQPVDRVCYGGCGLMIRRPSVHVRAVRSDRFRFEGEFETRCREVAQRFVDYFGLPTLPSCDLQLLQSSDAHAGLGSGTQINLAIATALTTLLQMPISLKQLAAEIAARGRRSAIGVHGFAHGGLVVESGIPEGQMLGRLTATQPFPSHWRILLVRPRQFKAHVHGGVEQAHFAQLASAAPAERDALLAIMNDEILPASIAHDFEAFCNSVSRYNHASGMLFAPVQGGAYNGPQLEALVAWLRDAGCQGIGQSSWGPTIFAFCPDQESAEAMRQRLLSADDGDRLTIEITQARNKPASVCAKRESSGCEIE
- a CDS encoding non-ribosomal peptide synthetase, coding for MISIDPLVDKLVADLRQRGVKLWNDGGLLRFSASKSALSPALMLQMRKHKAAILELLQQESPDDDDDQQTGPVSLGQESLWLLHKQFPDSPAYNTAATLRFVAPVEVAALRAAFQKLIARHEPLRTTFAAAPGHDVHAVVHSSATLDFQQADVADEAALHQRVRSEYLQPFRLDQSPLMRVRLFTRSANDQILLIVVHHIVFDAFSLWVMQDELKQLYASEVAGTDCLLPALPAQYSDFVRWQREFPETAAGNKQWDYWKQQLAGDPVPAELLWDRPRPRRSAARGATLHFPIDNQLAAGLRQLGRENNATPLAVGLAVFQTLMYRLTHIEDAVVGMTTAGRSTREYANAIGYFVNTLPIRGRIQGKLKFADVLTSAMQTTVEARQAQDFPFALLVQRLRPVRDLSAPPLCRVVFGLQKPMAGDDVASLLAGSNQSVEWGDTRVACYPMDQQEGQFDLVLELYQTPDGYTGVLKYDLNLMHTASAKRFADQFAHLLGQVVDDPHRDVDDYSIVPDAERAQLRQWAIAPQINDPQHLRFDRWFESQAAASPETSAAALGEHQLSYAELDALTNRVGRLLQQHGASIGSHVIVACGRTIEAPVLMLACFKIGAAYVPMSPTTPEVRACQMVSDCNPALVIAVPSLAHSLAQELPQQRVLDAATLLNLAADLDDARIGAAFGDETTAYVICTSGSTGTPKGIAVSHAALCRHTASMREVFGTTAADRMYQFSDLTFDPSIEQMVVPWSVGGAVVFRDDNLPSVEEFWQTMLDQKITIANLPPKYFEECSRAIPFGDAWPRSLRLMIVGGDVFPRDVASDWIDRGVRLLNAYGPTETVITATTCDVTADWARLRLPIGKPKPGSTAFVLDRRHRQMPIGVAGELYLGGPMLADGYVNLPEETAQRFIQVEVDGVVQRMYRSGDLTRWNSEGQLEFLGRIDRQVKIRGFRIELGDIEAALALHPSVSAGIVKAFEDAGDTYLAAFLTTEPSDDVSVESIVSHLKGRLPIYMVPQRVVILDQLPLLASGKVDSNQLHADPPSTAVLHRAYVAPQTQVQQILAEVWASVLNLERVGIDDDFYDLGGGSLQALRIVSELSAQDLVSQSDDDGLPLSPQMLFQYTTISELSPHLRLAST
- a CDS encoding DUF952 domain-containing protein — protein: MMNDPHPLIYKILTPAQWQAFRNEGQFLGAPIDLADGFIHFSAEHQLEETVAKHFAGLGDLILAEVATDSLGEALRWEVSRGGDLFPHLYAPLPLKAVARHTLLPQLESGSHRFPVQW
- a CDS encoding 3-oxoacyl-[acyl-carrier-protein] synthase III C-terminal domain-containing protein, yielding MLMKTNDTMLRTVIESIGAYLPSHEVTTDEIVQGCERKVRVPLAKLTGIRSRRRAGVDEFSIDLAEKAVSDCLNHSALAADQIEAIVCTNISRWDSKNSVTFEPATSVRLKSLLGLDNAIAIDISNACAGMWTGVYMIDALIRSGAIRSGMVVSGEYITHLIDTAQKEIVDFMDPQLASLTLGDAGVALTLTAAGSTGSGFHDLDMYTLSKYSQFCVAKPTDKPHGGAAMYTDAIKVTESVVPHAARHAKDVLDRNEWGFDAIGHVIPHQTSKLTMQEGMREIKRLFDYDLSQRLINNLEQRGNTSSNAHFLALHDAMRRREVKGGDSIVFCISGSGQTTGTALYVCDDLPERINAEDAQNGKPRREIASTESALMPIQLQVESLGIAYPPTRETADTLTMLQQAGEQCLKQSSCEKQDIDILIAACTYRTEFIMEPAIAALLAGRMEINFDREPEAEDKTFAFDVINGEIGMMKSLFLASEFIRAGRGKKVMVVGSEVDNNAADRPDQSIDVSPMASALIVQESVDATCGFLSFHFQDFTQFKDLRKSEGYWNQQGQACMNCTDQPEALHAAYLDCIETTVANFLQTNELTREDIARIVPSPISSAFVADVATRLQFPAEKVLDISDANGSLMSSAIPVGLKNLEVASGEMVLFISVSPGIQIGCALYMA
- a CDS encoding beta-ketoacyl synthase N-terminal-like domain-containing protein: MTEPLRFSTEQQVVDALTKASQRLADARRKRDEPIAVIGMGCRFPGADGLDAFWNLLSDGKCAIGRVPSDRWDAEAFTSPQPKVPGKMITDRAGFIDEVDQFDSRFFEITRREASSLDPQHRLLLETAWRTLEHAGIPVESTAGGRHGVFVGICSSDYLALLNKTDLSTIDAYRGTGNAHGAAAGRLSYFMKWQGPSMAIDTACSSSLVAVHQAIASLRGGECEMALVAGVNLILTPGLSINLSQAGMLSPRGLCQAFAASADGFVRGEGCGAVLLKRLSDAIHDGDRIVCCLSGSAVNQDGRSNGLTAPNGLSQQDVIRAALKRSRLTPDAIDYIEAHGTGTPLGDPIEMRALGEVFGQRERPLLVGSVKTNIGHLEGAAGVAGLIKTCLSLQNQALPQHLHFDQPSDHIDWSLPIEVTNRYRDWKTETAAVCERQLRRAGVSSFGFGGTNAHVIVEEYCPTATDESNVSESGLTIVKLSAKTETALEQLTRQFACSLPDGSLAQIAATANLGRDDFQFRRFVIAASREDLVLRLNDPTSSAEPQTPRHKDLLSLGQRYVAGETIDWPAVTPGRRSQMVTLPGHPFVRQRCWVTTQKPHETTGPVESTRTAQTLATSESHPLLGSRLDLAGKAIVFESDIAQVDYLMDHRLRDEAIFPATGYIEQGLAAAQRIAGKNLGVRDLQLLRPLPVNESGCRVQVVLEPDYSGGYRCSVQHRGDGPWQEHATMQLRDADHEALAIANWNAASSAAVPTKQIEIEKHYASMDAMGIQYGPTFRGLQRLSVQGTIACGEVAFPPSMADFAVYSLHPALLDACFQVLAALMPGDQHAMWLPVSIDRVDHESLKPSLTKLHVVGRLLRDETSDQWIGDIQLCDETRNVLGNVRGLHLQRFAAKPRQPSDHRSRRSNDSHPLGHPADYADAATYESKLLDFAQRTVAEIAEIDVDEVLLDAPLTSLGIDSIMAIELQDVLEKEIDIQVSMELFLKDLSLRALLHEVLSAHRSNDAQHAGSSSDDAWVEGAL